The Caloenas nicobarica isolate bCalNic1 chromosome Z, bCalNic1.hap1, whole genome shotgun sequence genome has a segment encoding these proteins:
- the HABP4 gene encoding intracellular hyaluronan-binding protein 4 isoform X1 translates to MMKGTVGSSVAAVMQESFGCSVANRFYQLLDDESDPFDILREAERRQQQRKKHDEAAAAGRAGPGGRAGGGKRESQKECKQPGSFPAPGGPLQPGQKQAPKWGEQQGFNNRGADVKQDKTEWRPSFREYRSYETERQVEMTVERNQNLTRILGFRPIERLDRERPIRGRGRGRGGMRGRGRGSGIQRSFDGFDQRGKRESERQSENGKTGMKADDKKGGSGVHNWGTVKNDTSFSGMEQTTTMEETAETAEQPWTSEGEPLNKVAEGEPMEEVVQEMTLDEWKTLQQQNRPKPEFNIRKPESTVPSKAVVIHKSKYSDDRQKENFEDDSHIFRRPVNDITSWLDINFGSLPRPGRGSRGARGGRGRGRRVEETGPRPEVVVHLVAPNPDDPEDFPALA, encoded by the exons ATGATGAAGGGGACGGTGGGCAGCTCGGTGGCGGCCGTCATGCAGGAGAGCTTCGGTTGCTCCGTCGCCAACCGCTTCTACCAGCTGCTGGACGACGAGTCGGACCCCTTCGACATCCTCCGCGAGGCCGAGcgccgccagcagcagcgcaAGAAGCACGAcgaggcggcggccgccggcaGGGCCGGTCCCGGCGGCAGGGCGGGCGGCGGCAAGAGGGAGTCCCAGAAGGAGTGCAAGCAGCCCGGGAGCTTCCCGGCGCCCGGCGGACCGCTGCAGCCCG gCCAGAAGCAAGCACCTAAGTGGGGAGAACAGCAAGGATTCAATAACAGAGGAGCAGACGTGAAACAAGACAAAACCGAATGGAGACCATCTTTCAGGGAATACCGCTCTTACGAAACAGAAAGACAAGTGGAGATGACAGTGGAAAG GAACCAAAATCTGACTAGAATTCTTGGTTTTAGACCAATTGAAAGATTAGACCGTGAAAGGCCAATAAGAGGTCGTGGCAGAGGAAGAGGTGGGATGCGAGGCAGAGGAAGAGGTAGTGGAATACAGAGAAGTTTTGATGGCTTTGACCAAAGAGGAAAACGGGAATCTGAAAGACAAAGTGAGAATGGTAAAAC AGGAATGAAAGCAGATGATAAAAAGGGTGGAAGTGGAGTTCACAACTGGGGAACAGTTAAAAATGATACAAG ttttagtGGGATGGAACAGACTACTACTATGGAAGAGACTGCAGAAACAGCTGAGCAGCCATGGACATCTGAAGGAGAGCCTCTGAACAA AGTTGCTGAAGGAGAGCCAATGGAAGAAGTAGTTCAAGAAATGACGTTAGATGAGTGGAAAACTCTTCAGCAACAGAATCGACCAAAGCCTGAATTCAACATCCGGAAGCCAGAATCCACTGTTCCTTCCAAAGCAGTGGTGATTCACAAGTCAAAATATAGCGATGAT CGGCAAAAAGAGAACTTTGAAGATGATTCTCATATCTTTCGAAGACCAGTGAATGATATAACATCTTGGCTGGATATTAATTTTGGGAGTCTTCCTCGCCCTGGCCGTGGATCAAGAGGAGCACGAGGTGGTCGTGGTCGTGGCAGAAGAGTTGAGGAGACAGGACCTCGACCAGAAGTAGTG GTGCATCTCGTTGCTCCAAATCCTGATGATCCTGAGGATTTTCCAGCCTTGGCTTGA
- the HABP4 gene encoding intracellular hyaluronan-binding protein 4 isoform X2, which translates to MMKGTVGSSVAAVMQESFGCSVANRFYQLLDDESDPFDILREAERRQQQRKKHDEAAAAGRAGPGGRAGGGKRESQKECKQPGSFPAPGGPLQPGQKQAPKWGEQQGFNNRGADVKQDKTEWRPSFREYRSYETERQVEMTVERPIERLDRERPIRGRGRGRGGMRGRGRGSGIQRSFDGFDQRGKRESERQSENGKTGMKADDKKGGSGVHNWGTVKNDTSFSGMEQTTTMEETAETAEQPWTSEGEPLNKVAEGEPMEEVVQEMTLDEWKTLQQQNRPKPEFNIRKPESTVPSKAVVIHKSKYSDDRQKENFEDDSHIFRRPVNDITSWLDINFGSLPRPGRGSRGARGGRGRGRRVEETGPRPEVVVHLVAPNPDDPEDFPALA; encoded by the exons ATGATGAAGGGGACGGTGGGCAGCTCGGTGGCGGCCGTCATGCAGGAGAGCTTCGGTTGCTCCGTCGCCAACCGCTTCTACCAGCTGCTGGACGACGAGTCGGACCCCTTCGACATCCTCCGCGAGGCCGAGcgccgccagcagcagcgcaAGAAGCACGAcgaggcggcggccgccggcaGGGCCGGTCCCGGCGGCAGGGCGGGCGGCGGCAAGAGGGAGTCCCAGAAGGAGTGCAAGCAGCCCGGGAGCTTCCCGGCGCCCGGCGGACCGCTGCAGCCCG gCCAGAAGCAAGCACCTAAGTGGGGAGAACAGCAAGGATTCAATAACAGAGGAGCAGACGTGAAACAAGACAAAACCGAATGGAGACCATCTTTCAGGGAATACCGCTCTTACGAAACAGAAAGACAAGTGGAGATGACAGTGGAAAG ACCAATTGAAAGATTAGACCGTGAAAGGCCAATAAGAGGTCGTGGCAGAGGAAGAGGTGGGATGCGAGGCAGAGGAAGAGGTAGTGGAATACAGAGAAGTTTTGATGGCTTTGACCAAAGAGGAAAACGGGAATCTGAAAGACAAAGTGAGAATGGTAAAAC AGGAATGAAAGCAGATGATAAAAAGGGTGGAAGTGGAGTTCACAACTGGGGAACAGTTAAAAATGATACAAG ttttagtGGGATGGAACAGACTACTACTATGGAAGAGACTGCAGAAACAGCTGAGCAGCCATGGACATCTGAAGGAGAGCCTCTGAACAA AGTTGCTGAAGGAGAGCCAATGGAAGAAGTAGTTCAAGAAATGACGTTAGATGAGTGGAAAACTCTTCAGCAACAGAATCGACCAAAGCCTGAATTCAACATCCGGAAGCCAGAATCCACTGTTCCTTCCAAAGCAGTGGTGATTCACAAGTCAAAATATAGCGATGAT CGGCAAAAAGAGAACTTTGAAGATGATTCTCATATCTTTCGAAGACCAGTGAATGATATAACATCTTGGCTGGATATTAATTTTGGGAGTCTTCCTCGCCCTGGCCGTGGATCAAGAGGAGCACGAGGTGGTCGTGGTCGTGGCAGAAGAGTTGAGGAGACAGGACCTCGACCAGAAGTAGTG GTGCATCTCGTTGCTCCAAATCCTGATGATCCTGAGGATTTTCCAGCCTTGGCTTGA
- the HABP4 gene encoding intracellular hyaluronan-binding protein 4 isoform X4, whose protein sequence is MMKGTVGSSVAAVMQESFGCSVANRFYQLLDDESDPFDILREAERRQQQRKKHDEAAAAGRAGPGGRAGGGKRESQKECKQPGSFPAPGGPLQPGQKQAPKWGEQQGFNNRGADVKQDKTEWRPSFREYRSYETERQVEMTVERPIERLDRERPIRGRGRGRGGMRGRGRGSGIQRSFDGFDQRGKRESERQSENGKTFSGMEQTTTMEETAETAEQPWTSEGEPLNKVAEGEPMEEVVQEMTLDEWKTLQQQNRPKPEFNIRKPESTVPSKAVVIHKSKYSDDRQKENFEDDSHIFRRPVNDITSWLDINFGSLPRPGRGSRGARGGRGRGRRVEETGPRPEVVVHLVAPNPDDPEDFPALA, encoded by the exons ATGATGAAGGGGACGGTGGGCAGCTCGGTGGCGGCCGTCATGCAGGAGAGCTTCGGTTGCTCCGTCGCCAACCGCTTCTACCAGCTGCTGGACGACGAGTCGGACCCCTTCGACATCCTCCGCGAGGCCGAGcgccgccagcagcagcgcaAGAAGCACGAcgaggcggcggccgccggcaGGGCCGGTCCCGGCGGCAGGGCGGGCGGCGGCAAGAGGGAGTCCCAGAAGGAGTGCAAGCAGCCCGGGAGCTTCCCGGCGCCCGGCGGACCGCTGCAGCCCG gCCAGAAGCAAGCACCTAAGTGGGGAGAACAGCAAGGATTCAATAACAGAGGAGCAGACGTGAAACAAGACAAAACCGAATGGAGACCATCTTTCAGGGAATACCGCTCTTACGAAACAGAAAGACAAGTGGAGATGACAGTGGAAAG ACCAATTGAAAGATTAGACCGTGAAAGGCCAATAAGAGGTCGTGGCAGAGGAAGAGGTGGGATGCGAGGCAGAGGAAGAGGTAGTGGAATACAGAGAAGTTTTGATGGCTTTGACCAAAGAGGAAAACGGGAATCTGAAAGACAAAGTGAGAATGGTAAAAC ttttagtGGGATGGAACAGACTACTACTATGGAAGAGACTGCAGAAACAGCTGAGCAGCCATGGACATCTGAAGGAGAGCCTCTGAACAA AGTTGCTGAAGGAGAGCCAATGGAAGAAGTAGTTCAAGAAATGACGTTAGATGAGTGGAAAACTCTTCAGCAACAGAATCGACCAAAGCCTGAATTCAACATCCGGAAGCCAGAATCCACTGTTCCTTCCAAAGCAGTGGTGATTCACAAGTCAAAATATAGCGATGAT CGGCAAAAAGAGAACTTTGAAGATGATTCTCATATCTTTCGAAGACCAGTGAATGATATAACATCTTGGCTGGATATTAATTTTGGGAGTCTTCCTCGCCCTGGCCGTGGATCAAGAGGAGCACGAGGTGGTCGTGGTCGTGGCAGAAGAGTTGAGGAGACAGGACCTCGACCAGAAGTAGTG GTGCATCTCGTTGCTCCAAATCCTGATGATCCTGAGGATTTTCCAGCCTTGGCTTGA
- the HABP4 gene encoding intracellular hyaluronan-binding protein 4 isoform X3 — translation MMKGTVGSSVAAVMQESFGCSVANRFYQLLDDESDPFDILREAERRQQQRKKHDEAAAAGRAGPGGRAGGGKRESQKECKQPGSFPAPGGPLQPGQKQAPKWGEQQGFNNRGADVKQDKTEWRPSFREYRSYETERQVEMTVERNQNLTRILGFRPIERLDRERPIRGRGRGRGGMRGRGRGSGIQRSFDGFDQRGKRESERQSENGKTFSGMEQTTTMEETAETAEQPWTSEGEPLNKVAEGEPMEEVVQEMTLDEWKTLQQQNRPKPEFNIRKPESTVPSKAVVIHKSKYSDDRQKENFEDDSHIFRRPVNDITSWLDINFGSLPRPGRGSRGARGGRGRGRRVEETGPRPEVVVHLVAPNPDDPEDFPALA, via the exons ATGATGAAGGGGACGGTGGGCAGCTCGGTGGCGGCCGTCATGCAGGAGAGCTTCGGTTGCTCCGTCGCCAACCGCTTCTACCAGCTGCTGGACGACGAGTCGGACCCCTTCGACATCCTCCGCGAGGCCGAGcgccgccagcagcagcgcaAGAAGCACGAcgaggcggcggccgccggcaGGGCCGGTCCCGGCGGCAGGGCGGGCGGCGGCAAGAGGGAGTCCCAGAAGGAGTGCAAGCAGCCCGGGAGCTTCCCGGCGCCCGGCGGACCGCTGCAGCCCG gCCAGAAGCAAGCACCTAAGTGGGGAGAACAGCAAGGATTCAATAACAGAGGAGCAGACGTGAAACAAGACAAAACCGAATGGAGACCATCTTTCAGGGAATACCGCTCTTACGAAACAGAAAGACAAGTGGAGATGACAGTGGAAAG GAACCAAAATCTGACTAGAATTCTTGGTTTTAGACCAATTGAAAGATTAGACCGTGAAAGGCCAATAAGAGGTCGTGGCAGAGGAAGAGGTGGGATGCGAGGCAGAGGAAGAGGTAGTGGAATACAGAGAAGTTTTGATGGCTTTGACCAAAGAGGAAAACGGGAATCTGAAAGACAAAGTGAGAATGGTAAAAC ttttagtGGGATGGAACAGACTACTACTATGGAAGAGACTGCAGAAACAGCTGAGCAGCCATGGACATCTGAAGGAGAGCCTCTGAACAA AGTTGCTGAAGGAGAGCCAATGGAAGAAGTAGTTCAAGAAATGACGTTAGATGAGTGGAAAACTCTTCAGCAACAGAATCGACCAAAGCCTGAATTCAACATCCGGAAGCCAGAATCCACTGTTCCTTCCAAAGCAGTGGTGATTCACAAGTCAAAATATAGCGATGAT CGGCAAAAAGAGAACTTTGAAGATGATTCTCATATCTTTCGAAGACCAGTGAATGATATAACATCTTGGCTGGATATTAATTTTGGGAGTCTTCCTCGCCCTGGCCGTGGATCAAGAGGAGCACGAGGTGGTCGTGGTCGTGGCAGAAGAGTTGAGGAGACAGGACCTCGACCAGAAGTAGTG GTGCATCTCGTTGCTCCAAATCCTGATGATCCTGAGGATTTTCCAGCCTTGGCTTGA
- the ZNF367 gene encoding zinc finger protein 367: MAERLPPGLPLIFCQDSPKRVLVSVIKTTPIKPSSRGGGEEPSAAPPVPTSPGFSDFMVYPWRWGENAHNVTLSPGGTTAPSALPPPRAGAGRTAAGDEEEAASPDGGGRDRHLKDGIRRGRPRADTVRDLISEGEHSSSRIRCNICNRVFPREKSLQAHKRTHTGERPYLCDYPDCGKAFVQSGQLKTHQRLHTGEKPFVCSENGCLSRFTHANRHCPKHPYARLKREEFTDKLSKKQTADNKAVAEWLAKYWESREQRAPALKTKTIQKTDQEQQDPMEYLQSDEEDDEEKNNAHSAACRRLQEQRERMHGALALIELANLAVAPLRQ; the protein is encoded by the exons ATGGCAGAGCGGCTGCCACCGGGCCTTCCGCTGATTTTTTGTCAGGACTCCCCAAAGCGCGTCCTGGTTTCCGTTATCAAAACCACCCCAATCAAACCCTCCTCGCGGGGGGGCGGCGAGGAGCCATCGGCCGCCCCGCCcgtccccaccagccccggctTCAGCGACTTCATGGTCTACCCCTGGCGCTGGGGCGAGAACGCCCACAACGTGACCCTCAGCCCCGGGGGCACCACCGCCCCCTcggccctcccgccgccccgcgcaggAGCGGGCAGAACCGCCGCTGGGGATGAGGAGGAGGCGGCGAGCCCGGACGGCGGCGGCAGGGACCGGCACCTGAAG GATGGGATACGGCGTGGCCGGCCGAGAGCGGACACCGTCCGCGACCTGATCAGCGAAGGAGAGCACTCTTCCAGCAGGATACGCTGCAATATCTGCAACAGGGTCTTTCCACGAGAGAAGTCGCTGCAGGCCCACAAACGGACTCACACCG gtGAAAGGCCTTACTTGTGTGACTACCCAGACTGTGGGAAAGCCTTTGTTCAGAGTGGGCAGCTCAAAACTCACCAGCGTCTCCACACAGGGGAGAAACCTTTCGTCTGCTCAGAGAATG GCTGTTTAAGCAGATTCACACATGCAAACCGCCATTGCCCCAAACACCCGTATGCCCGACTGAAGAGGGAAGAGTTCACAGACAAGCTGAGCAAGAAGCAGACAGCTGACAATAAAGCTGTGGCTGAGTGGCTAGCAAA ATACTGGGAGAGTAGAGAACAGCGTGCTCCTGCTTTGAAAACtaaaacaatacagaaaacagaTCAGGAGCAGCAGGACCCAATGGAATACCTTCAATCCGATGAAGAGGATGATGAAGAGAAGAACAACGCTCATTCAGCTGCTTGCCGCCGCCTCCAGGAACAGCGTGAACGCATGCACGGCGCACTGGCTCTCATCGAGCTTGCAAACCTCGCTGTGGCACCGCTTCGGCAGTAG